One window from the genome of Thermaerobacter marianensis DSM 12885 encodes:
- a CDS encoding cell division protein ZapA, translating to MRDVPPAGSRDGEETTHRVTVKIFGEEYVLRGDARPAYMERLADMVDRRMNEIAKRHPRLGITRIAVLAAINLADELSKLEEQYQRVLGMLEREWDRRKRELNGRPGGGGAPGSGGTPAAGGAGAAVAPQAGGPAPGVTAPPPAAAAAEAAGGPMPEGTPSPNGPAAGGAGTTPTPPERAGFGGDGR from the coding sequence ATGCGCGACGTGCCACCGGCCGGCAGCCGGGACGGCGAGGAGACCACCCACCGGGTGACGGTGAAGATCTTCGGAGAGGAGTACGTCCTGCGGGGGGACGCCCGGCCCGCCTACATGGAGCGCCTGGCGGACATGGTCGACCGCCGGATGAACGAGATCGCCAAGCGCCACCCGCGGCTGGGCATCACCCGCATCGCCGTCCTGGCGGCCATCAACCTGGCCGACGAGCTCAGCAAGCTGGAGGAGCAGTACCAGCGTGTGCTCGGCATGTTGGAGCGGGAGTGGGACCGCCGCAAGCGGGAGCTCAACGGCCGCCCGGGCGGTGGGGGAGCACCTGGCAGCGGGGGGACGCCGGCCGCCGGTGGGGCCGGCGCGGCCGTTGCGCCGCAGGCCGGGGGGCCGGCGCCCGGAGTGACCGCTCCGCCGCCCGCCGCGGCCGCTGCCGAGGCCGCCGGTGGCCCGATGCCCGAGGGCACTCCGTCCCCCAACGGACCGGCGGCCGGCGGTGCCGGGACAACGCCAACGCCGCCTGAGCGGGCGGGTTTCGGCGGGGATGGCCGGTGA
- a CDS encoding PHP domain-containing protein, producing MSRTGREARPGGAPVPPDGPPMTNKRVAALLEEIADLLEIDGTDARKAGAYRRAARTVSALRDDLRDYLEGDRLQTLPGIGPAIAGKIRDFYATGSTRLLDELRRRVPAGVQNLLAIPGLGPRTAARLYHELGIDSPAALRDALDDGRVAALPGLGEARARKLREALDRLDREGPRLTLGEALAAAGVLAEELARLPGVWEVVPAGEVRRGVEQVEAVELLALAEEPAAAAQAVAAWLAGGAAGNDGFGGAGALGGAGGAGRAGGTPGAGESRAESALQSESRLPVIEAITPAGWPVRVMVAPRAARATALVYATGSAAHWAQLQRRAEARGWRLDPLAIRRGAAGGEARAAGVGAGAGARTGAGEDPAPPADPAPPDGEDALYRLLGLEPIPPELREGRGEVEAAAAGCLPELVAAVHLRGDLHVHSRWSDGAASIAEMAAAARARGYRYLAICDHSRSLKVAHGLEVAELEAQWAEIDALNAALAAEGADFRILKGAEVDILKDGRLDYPDEILARLDVVVASVHTHLQLDRQAMTERLLAAAEHPHVDIVAHPTGRRLGFRDPYDADLEAVIAAAARTGTALEINASAERLDLPAEWARRAAAAGAWLVIDTDAHAPDQLDQVTLGVKVARRAWIGPGQVLNALEPEALRAWLAQPKGRRPKPGPAGGPGQG from the coding sequence GTGAGCCGCACGGGCCGCGAGGCGCGGCCGGGCGGCGCGCCGGTTCCTCCTGATGGACCGCCCATGACCAACAAGCGGGTTGCCGCATTGCTGGAGGAGATCGCCGACCTTCTGGAGATCGACGGGACGGATGCGCGGAAGGCGGGGGCGTACCGCCGCGCGGCCCGCACCGTCTCCGCCCTGCGGGATGACCTCCGCGACTACCTCGAGGGCGACCGCCTGCAAACCCTGCCCGGCATCGGCCCCGCCATCGCCGGAAAGATCCGGGACTTCTACGCCACCGGTTCCACGCGCCTGCTGGACGAGTTGCGGCGCCGGGTGCCCGCCGGTGTCCAGAACCTGCTGGCCATTCCGGGCCTGGGGCCGCGGACGGCGGCCCGGCTCTACCATGAACTGGGCATCGACTCGCCGGCGGCCCTGCGGGACGCCCTGGACGACGGGCGGGTGGCGGCCCTGCCGGGCCTTGGCGAGGCGCGGGCCCGCAAGCTGCGGGAGGCGCTGGATCGCCTGGACCGGGAGGGCCCCCGCCTGACCCTGGGAGAGGCGCTGGCGGCCGCCGGCGTGCTGGCGGAGGAACTGGCCCGCCTGCCCGGGGTGTGGGAGGTCGTTCCTGCCGGCGAAGTCCGCCGGGGCGTGGAGCAGGTGGAGGCCGTCGAGCTGCTGGCACTGGCGGAGGAACCGGCCGCCGCGGCCCAGGCCGTGGCAGCCTGGCTGGCCGGCGGGGCCGCAGGGAACGACGGGTTCGGCGGGGCGGGGGCGCTTGGGGGAGCCGGTGGAGCCGGTCGGGCTGGCGGAACCCCAGGAGCCGGTGAGAGCCGGGCGGAGTCCGCCCTTCAGAGTGAATCCCGCTTGCCGGTGATCGAGGCCATCACCCCGGCGGGCTGGCCCGTGCGGGTGATGGTGGCCCCGCGGGCCGCCCGGGCCACGGCCCTGGTCTACGCCACGGGAAGCGCCGCCCACTGGGCGCAATTGCAGCGGCGGGCCGAGGCGCGGGGCTGGCGCCTGGACCCGCTGGCCATCCGGCGCGGGGCGGCCGGCGGGGAGGCGCGGGCGGCCGGTGTGGGGGCCGGTGCCGGCGCCCGTACCGGGGCCGGGGAGGATCCGGCACCGCCGGCTGATCCGGCACCGCCGGACGGCGAAGACGCGCTCTACCGGCTGCTGGGCCTTGAGCCCATCCCGCCGGAACTACGGGAGGGGCGGGGGGAGGTAGAGGCGGCTGCGGCGGGCTGCCTGCCCGAGCTGGTGGCCGCGGTCCACCTGCGGGGCGACCTCCACGTCCACAGCCGCTGGAGCGACGGCGCCGCCTCCATCGCCGAGATGGCCGCCGCCGCCCGGGCCCGGGGCTACCGCTACCTGGCCATCTGCGACCACAGCCGCTCGCTCAAGGTGGCCCACGGGCTGGAGGTTGCGGAACTCGAGGCCCAGTGGGCGGAGATCGACGCCCTCAACGCCGCCCTGGCGGCGGAAGGGGCGGACTTCCGCATCCTCAAGGGAGCAGAGGTGGACATCCTCAAGGACGGGCGGCTGGACTATCCCGACGAGATCCTGGCCCGCCTGGACGTGGTGGTGGCGTCGGTCCACACCCACCTGCAGCTGGACCGGCAGGCCATGACGGAGCGCCTGCTGGCGGCGGCGGAACACCCCCACGTGGACATCGTCGCCCATCCCACGGGCCGGCGCCTGGGCTTCCGCGATCCGTACGATGCCGACCTGGAGGCGGTGATCGCGGCCGCCGCCCGCACCGGCACGGCGCTGGAGATCAACGCGTCCGCGGAGCGCCTGGACCTGCCGGCGGAGTGGGCCCGGCGGGCGGCCGCGGCGGGAGCGTGGCTGGTCATCGACACCGATGCCCATGCGCCGGACCAGCTGGACCAGGTGACCCTGGGGGTGAAGGTGGCCCGGCGGGCGTGGATCGGGCCGGGTCAGGTGCTCAACGCCCTGGAGCCGGAGGCCCTGCGGGCGTGGCTGGCCCAG